The Marinomonas sp. CT5 genome contains the following window.
TCAAAGCTAAACTGAAATCAGGTGAAAAATTCGCCGACTTAGCGAAGCAGTATTCTGATGATATTGGTTCGAATAATGATGGTGGTAAATTAGGTTTTATTCAGAAAGGCATAATGGGTGATGCTTTTGATGATGCTCTTTTTTCAATGAAGAAAGGCGAAGTCAAATCGATTAAAGATCAATATGGCTATCATTTGATTAAATTGGATGATATCTCAAAACCAGATGTTCCGAGTTTTGCTTCTGAGAAAGAGGCGTTGGAGCAGAAACTCATGGAAGATAAAGCAAGAGATGCCTTATTGACGGCCCATGAGGATATTACTGATTTGGCCTATGCGAGCGATAAGTTAGACGCTATTGCAAAAGAATATGGCGTAGACGTGCTTCAGAGCTCTTATTTCGGACGTGATGGTGGGTCTGACGAAGTGACTAGTAATCCCGCTGTAATTGCGGCGGCTTTTGGTCCTACTGTTCTTGAGGATGGTCAGAACAGTAATTTGATTGAGTTGGGTGATGATAAAGTTGTGGTGGTTCATCTCAATGATCATAAGCCTGAAGCACTTCAGTCGTATGAGGAAACTAAAGAGCAAGTTGCTTCTATTGTAGTTCAAGAAAAGGCGGTTAAATCACTTCGAGAGAAAGCAGAAGCAGCCGAAAATGCTAGTTCTACGGTATGGACATCAGTTAAAGATGCGAAGCGAGGCCAAGATGAAATCACATCGTTGGCTTTCTCTTTACCTCACCCTGAAGGCAAGCCAGTTGTTGAGGTTAAGGGTTTATCAAATGGCGACTTAGTGTTGATTCGTTTGAACAAAGTTGATTCTGGAAATGCAGAAGTACCTGAAAATCAGAAATTGGCTTATGAGAGATATCTGAATCAGACACAGGCCACACTCAGTACTCGAGCTCAACAAGATCTTTTGAAGAATAATGCAAAAATAGAGAAATAAATCGCTTTTGCTAAAAAAGCCACTCAATTTGGAGTGGCTTTTTTGTTTTTCTACTCGTAGTGGATTTCTTCGTTGCTAATCAAGGGCGATTATTTTAATGAGGTTAACCACTTGTTTGATGGCACAAAGAAGGCCTGTCCAGACGTAGCTCTTGTGTAGCGCATGAGGTGATCTGTATTGCCATTTTCATCTCCTTTTACCATGCTTTCTAACATTTTATTAAAAATCTCTGGTGTTTTACTGTAGCTGGCAAACATGAGGCCTTTTTCGGTCAGTGAAGCGAATGGCATGCTGTGACGTAAAATTTCTAACGAATTACCGTCGTCATCTTTTAAAGAAGTACGTTTGGTGTGAGCATGTACGGATTTCTCTGCTGAGGGGTATTCCTGGTTCGTGTGTTTGGTTCTTCCAAAGATATCTTCTTGAGTTTTTAGCTCTTCTTTTTCCCATTTTTCTAGGTCATGGACAAAACGCATTAAATTGAAGTAAGAGCCATGCTCAAAGCTTGGGTCTTCATCTGCGCTCACAAGAGCAACTTTTTTTCTTTGCTCGCCCTCAGGGTTTTCTGTTCCGTCTACAAACCCGGTTAAATCACGGTTGTCTAAATATTTAAAGCAACTTACTTCTTCAACTAATGATACGCTGTTACCAAAGGCATTAAACAACACATTACCTAGTTGATAGGTAACATCGTGGCGGGAAGAGCGAATATGTAACACAAAATCGACATCCGTTGGCTTGATTTCAGTCTCTTTGCCAACAATGTGTGGGAAGGTGCTGAGGTGTTTTGGTCGTTTACTGTCTAGCTCGTCCCAAATTAAGCTACTGAGCCCTAATGTTGCATGTAGGTTGGCATCAGGGAATTGGAGTTGTAATTGCTTAATTAAATGAGGGGTAGCTGATAGAGTGCTTTTAAAGGCTGTCATTTCTGCTCTATTTACATTGAGCGTTATGAAAAGAGCATCGCTTGAGGCTTCTGCAATAATGCCTGATTGGAATAATGTCATCCTAATGGTCCTACTTATTAATCGGTAATTAGAAGTTTGGGTAAAGAGCCTTTAATTGGCTTTCTTGAGAAGGCTTTGCTTGGCCGCTGGTGTATTCTTCTAAGGCTTCTGCAAGCGGCGCACCTTGCCATTCATGTGATGGATTATTGGAGTACAGCATTAACTCAGCTTCCATCAGCAGCTGTGTGACATGAACTGATGTCAAACGTTTAATATCATCAATGCTGTGAATTTCATTGTCTCCCCAGCGGTGACGAGCCCATTCCAACAAACGAGATCTTAGAGAAGATAAATCATTTTGCAGGCAGCATTCAATGAGAAGTTTGTAGGCACTTTGCTCATCAACTGTACTAAGGGGAGCAAACTCTTGAAGTGTTGGAACCTGTAAATTGGACTCGGCTTGTGTTTTCTTCTGCTTAATTCTAATAACAGTCCAAGTGCTAAGCATCACAATAGCAAAAACGAGTAGGGCAGCAATAAGGTAGTGTTTTAAAGTAAAACCATTATCGTTCTGAGTCAGCTCAATGTTCATCTGGTTGTTTTGTGTCGATTCAGGCTCTTTTTTTGCAGTAGGCTTAGCCAAGGATATGGGAGCAACTGAACGAGTTTGAGCGGGTAACGGATCATTGATAGAAGACTTGTTGTTGCTAATGTTATTGACTTGGCCCGAAGTATTAGGCAGTGGGGCAATATCAATGGTTTGGGTTGTGGCGCTGGCAGTATTCAGCGTCCTTGATTCCGTATTCCAATAGCTAACATTGATTTCAGGTAGTGTTAGTTTGCCTTCTTCGGTAGGAACGACTTCGACAGTTATGGTTTGTTCGCCAGTTACACCATCAACTGTCTTTAGACTATCGAATTTAGGTGGTTTTGGATACAGTTTGTAATTACGTGTGCTGTTGAAATCGAGAGTTGGGATTTGTTCTGGTAATGCCCCTTTAGCTTTGATGTTAATAGTCCAAAGGAGTGTGTCACCAATTCTTGGTGCTTCACTCGTTTTTTTAAGTGAAGTGGATACCGTAACTTTTTGGCTTGGCAGCCATGTGTCACTGGAATAGCTTGCAGGAATGGGTAAAACTTGTAGGTTTAGTGGTTCACTCTGAACCTTAATCATGCGTCTACCCGTTGACGTATTGACCATTGCTTTGATGTTCTGTGGAGGAATCGTTATTAGGCCGCTGCGTTGTGGGAATGCCAAATATTCTCGTGTAATGACCTGATATTGAGTGCCATTAATCGTCTGGTAGCTCATTTGATCGTCGGTAAGTCTTTCAATCACAAGGTCTGGATGAGAGGGAACAGAGCGGTTCGCGTTTTGTAGTGCTACCGAGGTATAAAGTTTGACATTTAGAATGACTTCTTGCTGAAGGTAAGGTTCTACTTCTGATACATCGGTCTTTACCATAACAGGAGGGTTGCCGTTGCTGTCTAGCAGTTGGGGAGAGCTTTTTACTTCCAACTTAATTGGCTGAGATGCATAGTCACCTACTTTTATCGGTGGAATTTCGATGGTTCCAACCGATTTTGGCATTAATGAAACAACCCAGAAATTTAAGGCTGTCGTTGTACCCAGATTGAAACTAAATTGGCTGTTTTGACTCTTTCCTAAAATATCGAAGTTGTCTTTTAACGGGGTTAAATCTGGCCCATTTCCTGTATCGGAAAAGTCTGCTCGTAAAGTAAGCTGAACAACTTCGTTTTCAGTAGTGACATTTTTATCGAGGGACGCTGTGACGCTTGCGGCGTGAAGAGAGCTTGATAATGTAATAAAAAGCAGAGTGGTCATTAGTGAGAAAAACAAGCGAGTTAGCTTGTTTTGCGAAATTAATGAAAGGAAGTGTTGCTTTATTACCATGGGTTTTGCCCATCCTCTTGGGAAAATCGATTTTCATTGCGTTTTTCTTGGTGTAAATACCAGAGTTTGCGTTTCAGTAGTAATCCCGGGTCGTCTTGAATTTGTCTTAGCCACTGATTGAGAGCCTGAGTTTTTTCTTTATCTAGTTGAGACTTGTCCGGTTGTTTCTTTTCTTGCTTGTCTGTTTTTCCGTTTTGCTCATTATCCTCAGGTGTTTTGTTTTTGTCTTGTTTTTCGTTCTTTTTATTGTCTTTTTTTGAGTCAGATGGGTCTTTTGAATCGTTTTTATCATTCGAATCGGATTGGTTAGACTGTTTGTCTTGGTTCTGGTCTTTATCTTGTTGCTTAGATTTGTCCTGCTGTTTTTGTTGTTGCTCTTTCTTTTGCTGGTCTTGCTGTTTTTTTAAATACTCTAAGTTCTCTTTAGCTTCCTTTAAGGAAGGATCTTGCTCCAGTGCTTTTTCGTATGCTTTTATGGCTTTTTCCGTATCGCCAGACAGTGCTAACGCATTACCCAAATTATAATTTTCTGCTGCATTCCTATTCACATTGCTCAGTTGTTGAATGGTTTCTGGATAATTTTTTAATGCATAGGATGATGCCGCTTTCCATTTTGGTTGCTGAAAGTATTGATCCGCAGTTTGCCAATTTCCTTGATCAACGGCCTGTTGACCTTTTTGGTCAGGCGTTAAAAACCAGTCGAGTGGCGAGGCTTGTAAGTTAGAGGAGGGAAAATAAAATAGGCTAACCAGCAGCATAAAAAGCATGCCTTTGCGAAACTGAAAAGCTAACCAAAGCAGAAAAGGTAAGGCGAGCCATTGGCCTTGTTCTATCCAATGAATGCTTTTGTTTTGTGCTTTCTGAGTTTGTTTGTCGCTTAATGTGGTATTGGTGATTTGAGCAAGTTCTTGAGGGCTTAAACGTCCTTGATGAAACCTGCCTCCAACAGACTGTGTTAGTGCTTTCAAGCCCTCAATAGGGGTGATAGGAGTTACATTATGCCCATTTTTTCTGAGGATTTGTCCATCCGGAAGTTTGATGAGAGAGGCATTTTTGGTGCCAATGGCTACTAAATCTAATTGAATATTCTTGCCTTTTAAGAGTGTAGGAATGGCTGATTTGTCCTGTTCGCTAAGGTCATCTGTTAATACGATAAAGTGAACGGGTGAAGTATCACCACTACTGAGCGATAACGCTGTTTCAAGGCCGCTGGTTAAGTTGCTGCCATACATCGGCATAATAAGTGGGTCTAAGGCGAGAAGGAAATGAGTAATGGTTTCTCTGTCTTGGCTATAAGGGCTGATGACAAAGCCTTCACCAGCGAACGCGACTAAAGCAATGTCACCTTCTTTGCTTTGGGACAATATGTCACGGATGGTTTGTTTTAGCTGTGTTTGTCGATTTGGTTGGATGTCGGTGGCATACATAGATAATGATTGATCGACAATCAAGACAGTCTTTTGTGTATTTTCAAACATTGTTGATGGTGCTTTTGTCCAACTGATGCCAGCTAAAGCAATACAGCATAGTGATATTGTCAGTATGCCCAGCCATTTATTCAGATTAGAGGCGCTGTTCTGATAAACCAAATGCTGCATTAAGTGTTGATCAACGACTTTATTGAGCGCGCTCTTGCTTGAACCTTTCGCTGTAACGAAAAACGCCAGCAACAAGATGATCGGTAGTAAAATAAGCCAATAGGGGCGGTCAATATGAATCAAATCAAACAGCATCATGATTGACCTCCTTGGTGGCGTCTATGCTTACGTTTGAAAGGCATATTCAAGTCGAGCTCTTTCCCCGTCAGTAATGCCAACCCGAAAAAGACAAGTGAAGCAAAACAAAGCCAATGGAACAGACTTGTCAAAGGTCGTTGCCAAATGTCTTCAGCGGGCGTTGGTTCTAAAGCATCAAGGGTTTTATAAATGTTTTTTAGGTCTTCAGTACTTTTTGCACGAAAATATTCACCACCTGTTTTCGCGGCAATATTCTTCAATAAAGTTTCATCAAGGTCGCTTGATGGATTAATGGCTTTTGGGCCAAAGAAGCTCTGTACAATCATACGGTCTGCGCCAATACCGATGGTATGGATTTTTACATTTTGCGAGGCGGCAAATGCAGCGGCTTGTTGTGGTTGAACTCGACCTGCTGTGTTTGCACCATCTGTCATAAGAATGAGTACTTTTTTGTCAGACGGTTTATCTTCAAGTCTTTTTATTCCCAACCCTATGGCATCACCAATGGCGGTTTGCTCACCGGCAAAACCTATCTGAGCCTCTTGTACCAATTGATTAATGGTTTTCGTATCAAAGCTGAGAGGGGCTTGCAAATAGGCTTTCGAACCGAACACTATGATGCCAATGCGGTCACCGCGACGCTCTTTGATAAAGTCGGATAGGACCGATTTCGCAGCTTCCAGACGGTTTGCTGGTTGCCCATTCAATTCCATGTCGCTGACTTGCATACTGCCAGATAAATCAAGCGCAATGAGTAAGTCTCGCCCTGATGGGGTTACCTTGGTTGGCTCGCCCAGCCAAACCGGTTGGGTCATCGCAAAGACGACTAGAATCCAAGATATTAGCAGGCTGAAGTAGCGTAGGCTTGGGCGCTTTGTTATCGCCTTGTGGTCTTGGTGATCAACTAACTGTTCGGTATTTCCCCACCAAATACCATCTCCCTTTGGCTTGGCTTTTGGTAAAAAGTACATAAGAAAGGGCACAGGTAAGAGAAGAAGGAACCAAGGCCAAGAAAGTTCAAGCATGGTGTTTCCTTATCCAATAGCAGGTGGTTTTTATCATAGTGCTGCGTTGTTCTGTTGTGAGCTCAACTTGGTTGCGGTAGGGACCATCAACAAACTTGTTACCAAGTGCAGAAAACGCCTTTTTGGTAGGCAATGACTTATCCAGTTCTTCAAACAACACTTTGGTTGGTAAAGCTGCCATTTCTGTTTTGTCTTCGCTAATAAGACAGCGTCGAACCATTTCATGGCACAGTACAATACAGTCTTTGTCCGTTAGTTCGGGCGAATGCTTGTTAATATTGGATAAAGCTTCGCGGCGATAACCACGTTTTTTATGGCGCTTAAAGGCTAAAAAAATCAACGCAATGATTAAGATGACAATCGCGGCTACAACAAGCCAAGTCCACCAAGCTGGTGGCCACATAGGAACGGACTGTGGCAGCATGTAAGCGGTGTTTGGTAGATCAATGGTTTGCTGTGGCGCTTGTGGGGCATTCATTAATGGAGTGCTCCTTGGGACAACAAGTAACGAGCAATTTTTTCAGGGGACTCAGTAAGATCAAAAATCTGATGGCGAATACCGAACGAAGCCAGTTTTTTGCGCATTAATGTGTTTTGAGTAAAAAAATCGGCTTTTGCTTTTTGCATGCTGTGTTTACTAATAGTGACCGGTTTAACTCCCTTTTCATTCGCCATCTGGTATTGGCCTGCTGGTAAATTAAAGCTATTACTATCAATGATCTGTATCCAGTGAACGGAATTGTGTTCAGCAAGCTTCAGCAATGCATTTTCTTCGTTTTGCTCCCAAGTTTGTTTGTCCGTTAGTATGATCACGTCTTTATTATGGGCTTTGCTGGTGAGTAAGCTATTTGTCCAAATGCTGTTTGTATTATGACCTTTGGCTCTATTTTCTATCTTGGCTGCGTCCTTTAAATGGCTTAATAACGTTGGCAATGTGGCCGAGGTGCTTGATTGATTGCTGGCGTGTGCTTGATTGCCATAGGCCAGTTGATAAGACAGGGTGTCACCTTGCTGCTTAGACCGCCAAGCAATAATGCCCGCAAGCTGAACATATCGTGTCGCGATAAAAGTGTGTCGGGTGCCAAAGTAAGCACTGCTAGAAAGGTCCAGTAACAATAATCTTTGATGGTCATTTTCTTGCGCATAAAGACGAGTATGGGCTTGGCCTGTTCGTGCAGTCACTCGCCAATCAATATGCCGCAAGTCGTCACTGGCTTGATAAGCCCGCAGTTCGAGCATCTCCATACCATGACCTTTTTTACGTGAGCGCCGCTCTCCTGAATGGGTGGCAAAGCGAATGGCTTTAGGAGCGCGCCCCAAATGCTTTGCATAACTTGCCAAGAGAGCGAAATGGGCGTCATCCAGCTCGGGGGATTCGGGTGATAATAATGGGCTCATCGTACTTATTGCCTTGTATGACGATTGGAAGAACTACAGTGCTGGAACGTGGCTAATTAATCGCTTTAATAGATCGTCAACGGATAATCCTGCGGCCTGTGCTTCAAAAGTCGTAATGATACGATGGCGCAATACGGGTAAAGCAATGTCGCGAACATCATCAGGGGTCACAAAATTTCGACCATTTAGTAATGCATTAGCGCGAGCGCAACGATCTAGAGCCAATGTGCCACGAGGGCTGGCGCCAAACTCAATGAGGTTTGTGCCTTTGCCTGCATCGCCTAAATACAGCTCAGGCTGACGAGTTGCCATGACCAGTTGCACTATATATTGCTCGACGCTTTCAGACATGTAGATAGATAGCGCTTTATGTTGGAGAGCGAGAATATCTTCAGGCTTGCAAACAGGCTGCGGTTTGCTAGCTGATGTTTTGTGTAAGTCTTGCTGACGCACTAATCTGAGCACATCCAATTCGCTGGCAGCACTTGGGTATCCGAGGTTGATTTTCATCATGAAGCGATCAAGTTGAGCTTCTGGTAATGGGTAGGTGCCTTCTTGCTCAATTGGGTTTTGTGTCGCTATAACAAAAAACAGCGAAGACAAAGGATAACTGTGATTACCAACGGTGACTTGGCCTTCTCCCATTGCTTCAAGCAGTGCTGATTGTACCTTAGCCGGTGCTCGGTTTATCTCATCAGCAAGCACAATGTCATTCATAATTGGGCCTGGGATGAAACTGAATTTTCCTGTTTCTTGCTGATAAATATCGGAGCCAGTCACATCACCCGGTAGTAGGTCAGGCGTGAATTGTATGCGCTGGAAACGGCTGTCTATGGCGCCTGCAAGGGCTTTGGCGGCAGTGGTTTTGGCAATCCCCGGAGGACCTTCTAGAAGTACATGACCATTAGCGATTAAAGCGACAAGTATTTCGTGGGTTAAATCTGGTTGTCCAACAACGGCGTGATTTAAATGATCTTTTAATTGCTCAATTACAGTTACCATTGAACCAAGGTTCCTTATACTTCTGTCATTAAAAGTGTCAACGCAATATAATAGTCTTCATCTTATCGGATTCAAATCTTTACGCACAGAGTGAACTCTGTAAGGGTAATGTAAGTACAGGGCGAAATAATGGCAAAAATTGTATTAAATGTGGCCTTGCCTGCATCTAAATATGAAGCTATGTATTCTGGAGCGGCAAAAAATCTCGTTGCGAGCAGTTTAGATGGACGTAAAGTTCAGCTGCCTTTGTCAGCTTTTCAGCGCTTTCTGACTCACCAAGGGATTTACGGTTTTTTTGAAGTAGAATTTGATGACACCAACAAGTTGGTTGGTGTTACTCAAATTAGATAGAACAAAATTAGATAAAAT
Protein-coding sequences here:
- a CDS encoding SurA N-terminal domain-containing protein → MLQDIRDKSQGIVVKIIVGFIVVTFALFGVDALVTSFNSSDTVAEVDGVDITRTQMLQGAETQRRQLISMMGGQINPGLLEDNVLQRRALDELIQRVVLANEAKKLELGVSDAQVDAYLLQAEQFQTDGQFDQNKYLNFIRSLGYTPLAFKQRIKQDVLIQQPRNAIAGSEFVLPYQVNSVAELQSQERTYDYVSFSLAKESEQTSVSDAELKAYYKEHAEDFKTPEQVKLNYVVISSSDFNNKVKVTDAELQDAYQASISALAKEERSASHILIDTSDRSDEQAQKRLDEVKAKLKSGEKFADLAKQYSDDIGSNNDGGKLGFIQKGIMGDAFDDALFSMKKGEVKSIKDQYGYHLIKLDDISKPDVPSFASEKEALEQKLMEDKARDALLTAHEDITDLAYASDKLDAIAKEYGVDVLQSSYFGRDGGSDEVTSNPAVIAAAFGPTVLEDGQNSNLIELGDDKVVVVHLNDHKPEALQSYEETKEQVASIVVQEKAVKSLREKAEAAENASSTVWTSVKDAKRGQDEITSLAFSLPHPEGKPVVEVKGLSNGDLVLIRLNKVDSGNAEVPENQKLAYERYLNQTQATLSTRAQQDLLKNNAKIEK
- a CDS encoding Dyp-type peroxidase — translated: MTLFQSGIIAEASSDALFITLNVNRAEMTAFKSTLSATPHLIKQLQLQFPDANLHATLGLSSLIWDELDSKRPKHLSTFPHIVGKETEIKPTDVDFVLHIRSSRHDVTYQLGNVLFNAFGNSVSLVEEVSCFKYLDNRDLTGFVDGTENPEGEQRKKVALVSADEDPSFEHGSYFNLMRFVHDLEKWEKEELKTQEDIFGRTKHTNQEYPSAEKSVHAHTKRTSLKDDDGNSLEILRHSMPFASLTEKGLMFASYSKTPEIFNKMLESMVKGDENGNTDHLMRYTRATSGQAFFVPSNKWLTSLK
- a CDS encoding BatD family protein; this encodes MVIKQHFLSLISQNKLTRLFFSLMTTLLFITLSSSLHAASVTASLDKNVTTENEVVQLTLRADFSDTGNGPDLTPLKDNFDILGKSQNSQFSFNLGTTTALNFWVVSLMPKSVGTIEIPPIKVGDYASQPIKLEVKSSPQLLDSNGNPPVMVKTDVSEVEPYLQQEVILNVKLYTSVALQNANRSVPSHPDLVIERLTDDQMSYQTINGTQYQVITREYLAFPQRSGLITIPPQNIKAMVNTSTGRRMIKVQSEPLNLQVLPIPASYSSDTWLPSQKVTVSTSLKKTSEAPRIGDTLLWTINIKAKGALPEQIPTLDFNSTRNYKLYPKPPKFDSLKTVDGVTGEQTITVEVVPTEEGKLTLPEINVSYWNTESRTLNTASATTQTIDIAPLPNTSGQVNNISNNKSSINDPLPAQTRSVAPISLAKPTAKKEPESTQNNQMNIELTQNDNGFTLKHYLIAALLVFAIVMLSTWTVIRIKQKKTQAESNLQVPTLQEFAPLSTVDEQSAYKLLIECCLQNDLSSLRSRLLEWARHRWGDNEIHSIDDIKRLTSVHVTQLLMEAELMLYSNNPSHEWQGAPLAEALEEYTSGQAKPSQESQLKALYPNF
- a CDS encoding VWA domain-containing protein; amino-acid sequence: MMLFDLIHIDRPYWLILLPIILLLAFFVTAKGSSKSALNKVVDQHLMQHLVYQNSASNLNKWLGILTISLCCIALAGISWTKAPSTMFENTQKTVLIVDQSLSMYATDIQPNRQTQLKQTIRDILSQSKEGDIALVAFAGEGFVISPYSQDRETITHFLLALDPLIMPMYGSNLTSGLETALSLSSGDTSPVHFIVLTDDLSEQDKSAIPTLLKGKNIQLDLVAIGTKNASLIKLPDGQILRKNGHNVTPITPIEGLKALTQSVGGRFHQGRLSPQELAQITNTTLSDKQTQKAQNKSIHWIEQGQWLALPFLLWLAFQFRKGMLFMLLVSLFYFPSSNLQASPLDWFLTPDQKGQQAVDQGNWQTADQYFQQPKWKAASSYALKNYPETIQQLSNVNRNAAENYNLGNALALSGDTEKAIKAYEKALEQDPSLKEAKENLEYLKKQQDQQKKEQQQKQQDKSKQQDKDQNQDKQSNQSDSNDKNDSKDPSDSKKDNKKNEKQDKNKTPEDNEQNGKTDKQEKKQPDKSQLDKEKTQALNQWLRQIQDDPGLLLKRKLWYLHQEKRNENRFSQEDGQNPW
- a CDS encoding VWA domain-containing protein, yielding MLELSWPWFLLLLPVPFLMYFLPKAKPKGDGIWWGNTEQLVDHQDHKAITKRPSLRYFSLLISWILVVFAMTQPVWLGEPTKVTPSGRDLLIALDLSGSMQVSDMELNGQPANRLEAAKSVLSDFIKERRGDRIGIIVFGSKAYLQAPLSFDTKTINQLVQEAQIGFAGEQTAIGDAIGLGIKRLEDKPSDKKVLILMTDGANTAGRVQPQQAAAFAASQNVKIHTIGIGADRMIVQSFFGPKAINPSSDLDETLLKNIAAKTGGEYFRAKSTEDLKNIYKTLDALEPTPAEDIWQRPLTSLFHWLCFASLVFFGLALLTGKELDLNMPFKRKHRRHQGGQS
- a CDS encoding DUF4381 domain-containing protein, whose protein sequence is MNAPQAPQQTIDLPNTAYMLPQSVPMWPPAWWTWLVVAAIVILIIALIFLAFKRHKKRGYRREALSNINKHSPELTDKDCIVLCHEMVRRCLISEDKTEMAALPTKVLFEELDKSLPTKKAFSALGNKFVDGPYRNQVELTTEQRSTMIKTTCYWIRKHHA
- a CDS encoding DUF58 domain-containing protein; amino-acid sequence: MSPLLSPESPELDDAHFALLASYAKHLGRAPKAIRFATHSGERRSRKKGHGMEMLELRAYQASDDLRHIDWRVTARTGQAHTRLYAQENDHQRLLLLDLSSSAYFGTRHTFIATRYVQLAGIIAWRSKQQGDTLSYQLAYGNQAHASNQSSTSATLPTLLSHLKDAAKIENRAKGHNTNSIWTNSLLTSKAHNKDVIILTDKQTWEQNEENALLKLAEHNSVHWIQIIDSNSFNLPAGQYQMANEKGVKPVTISKHSMQKAKADFFTQNTLMRKKLASFGIRHQIFDLTESPEKIARYLLSQGALH
- a CDS encoding MoxR family ATPase, producing the protein MVTVIEQLKDHLNHAVVGQPDLTHEILVALIANGHVLLEGPPGIAKTTAAKALAGAIDSRFQRIQFTPDLLPGDVTGSDIYQQETGKFSFIPGPIMNDIVLADEINRAPAKVQSALLEAMGEGQVTVGNHSYPLSSLFFVIATQNPIEQEGTYPLPEAQLDRFMMKINLGYPSAASELDVLRLVRQQDLHKTSASKPQPVCKPEDILALQHKALSIYMSESVEQYIVQLVMATRQPELYLGDAGKGTNLIEFGASPRGTLALDRCARANALLNGRNFVTPDDVRDIALPVLRHRIITTFEAQAAGLSVDDLLKRLISHVPAL
- a CDS encoding DUF2835 domain-containing protein; its protein translation is MAKIVLNVALPASKYEAMYSGAAKNLVASSLDGRKVQLPLSAFQRFLTHQGIYGFFEVEFDDTNKLVGVTQIR